Genomic segment of Peribacillus frigoritolerans:
GCCATGAATTTAATGGAACCTGGCGATACAAAGATTGCCATCACCCACCTTCCAGCTCTATTTAGGAAGAAAGCCCATTTGGAAGACATTCGTCCCGATAGAAAAGAAAATCATGAAAATGGAGATTTACAGGAGTCGACCTTATCTCTTGATGATTATATCGCCCATACTGAAAAGCAATACTTGGAGAAGATTTTAAAGGAACATGGGATGAATATCTCCAAAGCAGCCAAGGCCCTGAATATTAGCCGCCAAAGTCTTCAATACCGCTTGAAAAAGTATCAGGTCAAATAACACAAAAAAGGCCCCCATTATTATGGAGGGCCTTTAGTTTATCGGCGGAAAGGGAGCGGGTTTAATGCGTATACCCTAAAATAACTGCCCAAATTCCGAATAGTGAGGTGAAGGTCGAATAAATGGATCACGGTCGAATTAAGTGCCGTGTAGGTCGAATAAATGCATCAACGGTCGAATTAAGTGCCGTGTAGGTCGAATAAATGCATCAACGGTCGAATTAAGTGCCATGTAGGTCGAATAAATGCACCAACGGTCGAATTAAGTGCCGTGTAGGTCGAATAAATGCGTGAACGGCCGAATAATGCCGTGTAGATCAAGGCAAACTCACTTTCTACGAATTTGTCTACAGTCTGAAGGCCCTCATTGATAATGAGGGCCTTTTTTGCTTCTATTCATTTCACTTCGCAATCAGAATGCTTCAGCCGCTTTTACAACGTTTTCCAAGCCATCCGCGATGATTTTTTGTGTCTGATCCGGATACTGATTATGGCCTTCAATGACCACGACATCCGGATTGTTAATTCCCCATAGGCCAATGATATTTTTCACTAAATTCACGGCCATTTCAGCAGAAGCCATTCCTTCTAATGCATAATCAGAACCGCGGGCATTCAAGAGCATGACTTTTTTATCACCAGCATACCCGACAGGACCTTCCGCCGTGTAATTGAACATTTTACCTGCTTGTGCCAAATAGGAAAGATATGTGATAAGCGGCGCAGGAACCGTTGAGTTCCAGAGAGGGAAAGCGAATACCACTTTATCCATGGCCAGGAATTGATTTAAATATGTGTCAACCAGTTTGGCCGCATTTTCCTCTTCAGCTGTCAGTTCAAGACCTTGGTTGCGTTTATACAAACCGGCAATTGCCGTATTTCCATAGTAAGGAAGTTCTTCTTTAAATAAATCCAGCTCTGTCACTTCATCTGTACGGTGTGTCTCTTTATATGCTTGTAAGAAGGTGTCATACATTTTCGAGCTGATTGCCTGTTCTGCAGGACGATCGTTCACTTTTACGAATAATACTTTTGTCATTTTTCCATTCTCCCCTGCAGCGGTTTCTTTATTTCTAAATAATCTACTTAAGAATCCCATTATCCTCTCACCATTGCTTTCTGCTTTATAATTTAGACGACTAAATGAATCTCATTGCCTGATGGATCTGTTACAGCGAAAAACCCTTCTTTTTCCGTGAGGACTGCCCCGATTCCTTTCAGTTGTTCCGTTACTTTTTTTCTCGCTTCTTCGTCTGCAAAAACGAGAGTATACCAGTTTAGCCCCACACTATTTTCCTTAGGAGCAGGGGCGCCAACGCCATTCCAAGTGTTTAACCCGATGTGATGATGATATCCACCGGTTGAAGTAAAGAGCGCTCCTCCATATCGATTCACGACGCTAAACCCAAGACCTTGCATGTAAAACTCCTCCGTTTTACGTAAATCTGCTACATGCAGATGTATATGTCCCATTAAGGTACCTGCAGGCAGTTCGCTCCACTCACCATCGCTTTCTTTCAGAAGGTCATCCCCATCCAGCGGATCCGTGCCCATTGCGACTTCCCCTCCGGCCCATCTCCAATCAGTGGATGGACGGTCAGAGTATACTTCAAT
This window contains:
- a CDS encoding VOC family protein encodes the protein MDKNFHQKPITFVGEVSINVLDLNKAILFYQEIIGLKVLKKTDRQAVLTTDGKTPLLTLEQPADVNPKEGRTTGLYHFALLLPSRADLSIFLRHLLQTKYPFGAADHEVSEALYITDPDGNGIEVYSDRPSTDWRWAGGEVAMGTDPLDGDDLLKESDGEWSELPAGTLMGHIHLHVADLRKTEEFYMQGLGFSVVNRYGGALFTSTGGYHHHIGLNTWNGVGAPAPKENSVGLNWYTLVFADEEARKKVTEQLKGIGAVLTEKEGFFAVTDPSGNEIHLVV
- a CDS encoding FMN-dependent NADH-azoreductase; its protein translation is MGFLSRLFRNKETAAGENGKMTKVLFVKVNDRPAEQAISSKMYDTFLQAYKETHRTDEVTELDLFKEELPYYGNTAIAGLYKRNQGLELTAEEENAAKLVDTYLNQFLAMDKVVFAFPLWNSTVPAPLITYLSYLAQAGKMFNYTAEGPVGYAGDKKVMLLNARGSDYALEGMASAEMAVNLVKNIIGLWGINNPDVVVIEGHNQYPDQTQKIIADGLENVVKAAEAF